In Flavobacterium sp. N3904, one DNA window encodes the following:
- a CDS encoding LysE family translocator translates to MINDIIRGLPWGILLSFMIGPVFFILLETSIIKGFRAALVFDLGVVFGDIFFILIAYLGSYRLIQSLNDNSSLFIFGGLIMLVYGFISFIGMKKEKRINTKTLDNEIIKKNYFGLFAKGFFLNIINIGVLGFWLAVIISVGPKLEMVPTRMFTFFASVIITYLLIDCIKIALAKQLKHKMTPNNIYKIKRAISLVLMIFGFALIIQGWFPEEKQMVKKAFETIKSK, encoded by the coding sequence ATGATAAACGATATTATTAGGGGTCTTCCTTGGGGTATTTTATTAAGTTTTATGATCGGCCCCGTTTTTTTTATTTTACTTGAAACCAGTATTATTAAAGGATTCAGAGCTGCTTTAGTTTTTGATTTAGGCGTAGTTTTTGGAGATATTTTTTTTATACTTATAGCGTATCTAGGTAGTTACCGACTGATACAAAGCTTAAATGACAATTCTTCTTTATTTATTTTTGGTGGATTGATTATGTTAGTTTACGGTTTTATTTCTTTTATAGGAATGAAAAAAGAAAAGAGAATAAATACCAAAACATTAGATAATGAGATAATCAAGAAAAATTATTTTGGCCTTTTTGCGAAAGGATTTTTCCTAAATATTATTAATATTGGAGTACTAGGTTTTTGGTTGGCGGTAATTATTTCTGTAGGTCCAAAATTAGAGATGGTTCCTACTAGGATGTTTACTTTTTTTGCATCCGTTATTATTACTTATTTACTAATTGATTGTATAAAAATAGCATTAGCTAAGCAATTAAAACACAAAATGACACCCAATAATATCTATAAAATAAAAAGGGCTATAAGTTTGGTCCTGATGATTTTTGGTTTTGCTTTGATTATTCAAGGATGGTTTCCTGAAGAAAAACAAATGGTAAAAAAGGCATTTGAAACCATTAAATCGAAATAA
- a CDS encoding head GIN domain-containing protein: MKKLFLVFFVFLIQFTFAQTTIVLKDFDDVKVFDKLNVVLIASNETKAVITGANQSNVQIVNKGGLLKIRMAVTKLLAGDAVQIKLYFKKIQSIDANEGSTVTCADTFKQTTMDLSTQEGAQITVALDVDKTTIKAYSGGIVTLTGKAVTQTVSINSGGILKASELVTSQTTVSISAGGNAEVNASTLVDAKVKAGGDIYIYGKPKQIKQETLMGGRITEK; encoded by the coding sequence ATGAAAAAATTATTTTTAGTGTTTTTTGTATTTCTTATACAATTTACTTTTGCGCAAACCACAATAGTTCTTAAGGATTTTGATGATGTCAAAGTTTTTGATAAGCTGAATGTAGTTCTAATTGCTTCCAATGAAACCAAAGCTGTTATTACCGGAGCCAATCAAAGTAACGTGCAAATAGTTAATAAAGGCGGACTTTTGAAAATAAGAATGGCTGTTACCAAATTGCTTGCCGGTGATGCTGTACAAATAAAGTTATATTTCAAAAAAATTCAAAGTATAGATGCTAATGAAGGAAGTACAGTAACTTGTGCCGATACTTTTAAGCAAACCACTATGGATTTATCAACTCAGGAAGGAGCACAGATAACTGTTGCTTTAGATGTAGATAAAACGACTATTAAAGCCTATTCTGGAGGTATTGTTACTTTAACGGGTAAAGCAGTCACTCAAACAGTTTCAATCAATTCTGGAGGTATATTAAAAGCAAGTGAATTAGTAACTTCTCAAACTACAGTAAGTATTTCTGCAGGAGGAAACGCTGAAGTTAATGCCAGTACATTGGTAGATGCAAAAGTAAAAGCAGGTGGAGATATATATATTTATGGAAAACCAAAGCAAATTAAACAAGAAACTTTGATGGGTGGTAGAATCACCGAAAAATAA
- the rnr gene encoding ribonuclease R, whose translation MSKRLRKPIKKENDFSDKIIKILSQSANKAFNYKQIGAKLELDDTQSRNQIIKDLKILAASKKIIESEPGKYLIKAESKEYYEGKIDMTGRKTAYFICPEFEEDVFIPSNNLNHALDKDTVKVYVYNKRSGRRAEGEVIEVIERYKTDFVGVIDIQKNFSFVSTANPKMYTDIFIPKDKIGEAEQGDVVLVHIEDWPSRADSPFGKVVKVLGKPGEHDTEIHAILAEYGLPAEFPIEVETFAQKIDTSIEASEIAKRRDMRDTLTFTIDPKDAKDFDDALSFKQLENGNYEIGIHIADVSYYLEEGTILDDEAYQRATSVYLVDRVVPMLPEVLSNFACSLRPQEEKYTFSAIFEITEKCQVVNQWFGRTVIFSDQRFAYEEAQYIIETKDNTIPTEISITGSSYVVSDEIVAATLKMDQLAKIFRRNRMNEGAISFDKVEVKFNLDAEGEPEGVYFKISKDANHLIEEFMLLANRKVAEYIGKQKKTFIYRIHDEPNEDKLIAMQNLIAKFGYKIDFRNKGDISKSLNALMEEVNGKKEQNLIDTLAIRSMSKAKYSTDNIGHYGLAFDYYSHFTSPIRRYPDVMVHRLLQYYLDGGKSVDEETYEVKCLHSSTMEGLATNAERDSIKYMQVKYMQNHNDQEFLGVISGVTEWGIYVEIIENKCEGMVRTRDIKEDYYTFDEKQYALIGANSNQLLQLGDEIYVKVKNADLVKKQLDFNFIRRNN comes from the coding sequence ATGAGTAAAAGATTAAGAAAGCCGATAAAAAAAGAGAACGATTTCTCAGATAAAATTATAAAAATATTATCGCAAAGTGCCAATAAAGCCTTCAATTATAAGCAAATAGGAGCAAAGCTCGAATTAGATGATACCCAAAGCCGCAATCAGATTATAAAAGATTTAAAGATTTTAGCGGCTTCTAAGAAAATTATAGAATCCGAACCGGGTAAATATTTGATAAAAGCAGAAAGTAAAGAGTATTACGAAGGAAAAATTGATATGACCGGTCGTAAAACTGCCTATTTTATTTGTCCTGAATTTGAAGAAGACGTTTTTATTCCATCCAATAATTTGAATCACGCTCTGGATAAAGATACTGTAAAAGTGTATGTTTATAACAAAAGAAGCGGTCGTAGAGCAGAAGGCGAAGTAATTGAAGTAATAGAAAGATACAAAACCGACTTTGTGGGAGTTATTGACATTCAAAAGAATTTTTCTTTTGTTTCGACAGCCAACCCAAAAATGTACACCGATATTTTTATTCCAAAAGATAAAATAGGGGAGGCAGAACAAGGAGATGTGGTTTTGGTTCATATCGAAGATTGGCCATCAAGAGCGGATAGTCCTTTTGGAAAAGTGGTGAAAGTTCTTGGAAAACCAGGAGAACACGATACAGAGATTCACGCTATTCTTGCTGAATACGGTTTACCTGCTGAATTTCCGATTGAAGTGGAAACCTTTGCCCAAAAAATTGACACTTCGATTGAAGCCAGTGAAATAGCCAAACGTCGTGATATGCGTGATACATTGACATTTACCATTGACCCAAAAGATGCCAAGGATTTTGATGATGCTTTGTCATTCAAACAATTGGAAAATGGAAACTACGAAATTGGAATTCACATTGCCGATGTTTCGTATTATTTGGAAGAAGGAACTATTTTGGACGATGAAGCGTATCAAAGAGCTACATCGGTTTATTTGGTAGATAGGGTAGTGCCCATGTTACCAGAAGTACTATCTAATTTCGCTTGTTCATTACGTCCTCAAGAAGAAAAATATACGTTCTCGGCTATTTTTGAAATAACCGAAAAATGCCAAGTGGTGAATCAATGGTTTGGTCGTACTGTAATTTTCTCCGATCAGCGTTTTGCTTATGAAGAGGCACAATACATCATAGAAACCAAAGACAATACTATTCCAACAGAAATTTCCATAACAGGAAGTTCTTATGTAGTTTCTGATGAAATCGTAGCTGCCACTTTAAAAATGGATCAGCTGGCCAAAATATTCAGAAGAAACAGAATGAACGAAGGCGCTATTTCTTTTGATAAAGTAGAAGTGAAATTCAATTTAGATGCAGAAGGAGAACCGGAAGGAGTTTATTTTAAAATTTCAAAAGATGCCAATCATCTGATTGAAGAATTTATGCTTCTGGCAAATAGAAAAGTTGCAGAATATATTGGTAAACAAAAGAAAACGTTTATCTATCGAATTCACGATGAACCCAATGAGGACAAATTAATAGCGATGCAAAATCTGATTGCTAAGTTTGGTTACAAAATAGATTTTAGAAACAAAGGAGATATTTCCAAATCATTGAATGCTTTGATGGAAGAAGTAAATGGTAAAAAAGAGCAAAATTTAATTGATACTTTAGCCATTCGATCCATGAGTAAAGCCAAATATTCTACGGATAATATCGGCCATTACGGATTGGCATTTGATTATTATTCGCATTTTACGTCGCCTATACGCCGTTATCCCGATGTTATGGTGCATCGTTTGTTGCAGTATTATTTGGATGGAGGTAAATCAGTAGATGAAGAAACGTATGAAGTAAAATGCCTGCATTCCTCAACAATGGAAGGATTAGCGACCAACGCTGAAAGGGATTCTATAAAATACATGCAGGTCAAATACATGCAAAATCATAACGATCAGGAATTTCTTGGAGTTATTTCTGGTGTTACCGAATGGGGAATTTATGTGGAAATAATTGAAAATAAGTGCGAAGGAATGGTGAGAACAAGAGACATCAAAGAAGATTATTATACTTTTGATGAAAAACAATATGCCTTGATTGGAGCCAATTCCAATCAGTTATTACAACTCGGAGATGAAATTTATGTAAAAGTAAAAAATGCTGATTTAGTCAAGAAACAATTGGATTTCAATTTTATAAGAAGGAATAATTAA
- a CDS encoding DUF2007 domain-containing protein, which produces MKDFKTIAIFNYPHEIVVLRHILDQEGIHYFFENEHIVSIDPLASFAYGGIELKIHPNDFEQVQEILDNLNSKLSIV; this is translated from the coding sequence ATGAAAGACTTTAAAACGATTGCTATTTTTAATTATCCACATGAAATTGTAGTACTTAGACATATCTTGGATCAGGAAGGAATTCATTATTTTTTCGAAAACGAACACATCGTCTCCATTGACCCACTGGCAAGCTTTGCTTATGGCGGAATCGAACTCAAAATACATCCAAACGATTTTGAACAAGTTCAAGAAATACTGGATAATTTGAATTCCAAACTTTCTATTGTTTGA
- the rpiB gene encoding ribose 5-phosphate isomerase B, whose amino-acid sequence MKISIGNDHAGPDYKKAIVAMLEANGHQVTNYGTDTEASVDYPDFGHPVATDVEEGKADFGIVICGSGNGIAMTVNKHAGVRAGLCWTKEIAYLTRLHNDANIVSIPARFTSIPQAVEIVEMFLATEFEGGRHQNRVNKIACQ is encoded by the coding sequence ATGAAAATTTCGATAGGAAACGACCACGCTGGACCAGATTATAAAAAAGCAATTGTTGCGATGCTTGAAGCAAATGGACACCAAGTAACCAATTATGGAACAGATACCGAAGCGAGTGTTGATTATCCTGATTTTGGACATCCAGTTGCAACGGATGTTGAAGAAGGAAAAGCAGATTTTGGTATCGTTATTTGTGGAAGCGGTAACGGAATTGCGATGACTGTTAATAAACATGCAGGTGTTCGCGCCGGTTTGTGTTGGACCAAAGAAATTGCCTATTTAACACGTTTGCATAACGATGCTAATATCGTAAGCATTCCAGCGCGATTTACTTCTATTCCACAAGCTGTAGAAATTGTTGAAATGTTCTTGGCTACTGAATTTGAAGGAGGAAGACACCAAAACAGAGTGAATAAAATTGCTTGTCAATAA
- a CDS encoding DUF1294 domain-containing protein, which translates to MILLYTFLAVNLIAFVLIGYDKKLAKNNKRRISEKTLLFSVALGGTIGSSLAMSIFRHKTLKTSYLLKFFGIVSFQIIIIITLFYFDLIPL; encoded by the coding sequence ATGATTTTATTATATACTTTTTTAGCCGTTAATTTAATCGCTTTTGTATTAATAGGCTACGACAAAAAATTAGCAAAAAATAATAAAAGAAGAATTTCCGAAAAAACACTTTTATTCTCGGTGGCGCTCGGTGGAACGATTGGATCATCGCTTGCGATGTCAATTTTTCGGCACAAGACATTAAAAACAAGTTATTTGCTGAAATTTTTTGGAATCGTTTCTTTTCAGATTATAATCATTATCACATTGTTTTATTTTGATCTAATACCATTATAA
- a CDS encoding Tex family protein, with protein MTNLQFISKHVATATINIQNTVQLLQEDCTIPFISRYRKDKTGNLDEVFIEQIAKFQKEYEVIVKRKEAILKSIQEQNALTPELDKKIQQSFDLQELEDFYLPYKKKKRTKADVARENGLEPLAKIIMAQSKDDVDFLATQYLNENVINEEAALQGARDIIAEWINENIYVRKQLRRLFERKATITTKVVKSKKEEEGAQKFSQYFDWAEPLTKAPSHRLLAIMRAENEGFIKFKVDVELDDAYDIIDELIIKGDNCTTPHIQLAIEDSYKRLLNPAISNEALQEAKTKADANSIQVFANNLGQLLLAPPLGEKRILAIDPGFRSGCKIVCLDEKGDLLYNETIYPHAPQKEEAMAMKKIRSMVNAYQIDAISIGNGTASRETEFFIKKIAFDKPVQVFIVSEAGASVYSASKIAREEFPNYDVTVRGSVSIGRRLSDPLAELVKIDPKAIGVGQYQHDVDQNKLKEELDNTVIRCVNSVGININTASKHLLSYVSGIGEKLAENIVTYRSENGPFTDRKQLKKVPRLGDKAYQQGVAFIRISNAKNPLDNSAVHPEAYSIVEKMAKDLKLTVNDLIANKEKTALIKPENYITPDIGVLTLKDIIKELEKPGLDPRKAATVFEFDPNVKSIKDVRTGMILPGIVNNITNFGCFVDIGVKESGLVHISQLKAGFVSDVNEVVKLHQHVTVKVVEVDEDRKRIQLTMVI; from the coding sequence ATGACCAATTTACAATTCATTTCAAAACACGTTGCGACTGCAACAATCAATATTCAAAACACAGTTCAATTATTACAGGAAGACTGCACGATTCCGTTTATTTCGAGATATCGAAAAGATAAAACGGGGAATCTGGATGAAGTTTTTATTGAGCAAATTGCCAAATTTCAAAAAGAATACGAAGTCATTGTAAAACGCAAAGAAGCAATTTTAAAATCAATTCAAGAGCAAAATGCTTTGACACCGGAATTGGATAAAAAAATTCAACAAAGTTTTGATTTACAGGAGTTGGAAGATTTTTATCTGCCGTATAAAAAGAAAAAAAGAACCAAAGCCGATGTAGCTCGAGAAAACGGATTGGAACCTTTGGCCAAGATAATTATGGCACAAAGCAAGGATGATGTTGATTTCTTGGCAACACAATATTTGAATGAAAATGTCATAAATGAAGAAGCTGCTTTGCAAGGAGCAAGAGACATTATAGCAGAATGGATCAATGAAAACATTTATGTTAGAAAACAACTCAGACGATTGTTTGAGCGCAAGGCGACAATCACAACCAAGGTAGTTAAATCCAAAAAAGAAGAAGAAGGTGCCCAAAAATTCAGTCAGTATTTTGATTGGGCTGAGCCATTGACCAAAGCGCCATCGCATCGTTTATTGGCGATTATGCGTGCCGAAAACGAAGGTTTTATCAAGTTTAAAGTCGATGTAGAATTGGATGATGCTTATGATATTATTGACGAATTAATTATAAAAGGAGACAACTGTACCACGCCACACATCCAGTTGGCGATAGAGGACAGTTACAAACGTTTGTTGAATCCGGCAATTTCAAACGAAGCATTGCAGGAAGCCAAGACCAAAGCCGATGCCAATTCGATTCAGGTGTTTGCTAATAATTTAGGGCAGTTGTTACTGGCGCCACCATTGGGAGAAAAACGAATTTTGGCTATAGATCCCGGATTTCGTTCGGGTTGTAAAATTGTTTGTTTGGACGAGAAAGGGGATTTGTTGTACAATGAAACCATTTATCCGCATGCTCCGCAAAAGGAGGAAGCGATGGCAATGAAAAAAATCCGCTCGATGGTCAACGCGTATCAAATTGATGCCATTTCGATAGGAAACGGAACGGCTTCGAGAGAAACGGAATTCTTTATCAAGAAAATCGCTTTTGACAAACCCGTTCAAGTATTCATCGTTTCGGAGGCGGGAGCTTCGGTATATTCGGCTTCGAAAATTGCGAGAGAGGAGTTTCCTAATTATGATGTAACGGTTCGAGGTTCGGTTTCTATAGGGCGAAGATTATCGGATCCGTTGGCCGAATTGGTAAAAATTGATCCTAAAGCGATTGGAGTAGGGCAATACCAACACGATGTGGATCAAAATAAACTGAAAGAAGAACTGGACAATACGGTGATTCGCTGCGTGAACTCGGTGGGGATAAACATCAATACGGCGAGCAAACATTTGTTGAGTTATGTGAGTGGAATAGGAGAGAAGCTGGCCGAAAATATTGTAACCTATCGTTCTGAAAACGGACCTTTTACTGATAGAAAGCAACTTAAAAAAGTGCCTCGTTTGGGAGATAAAGCTTATCAGCAAGGAGTGGCTTTTATTCGAATTTCGAATGCCAAAAACCCTTTGGACAATTCGGCGGTGCACCCAGAAGCATACAGTATTGTTGAAAAAATGGCGAAAGATTTGAAATTGACGGTAAATGATTTGATTGCCAATAAAGAAAAAACGGCTTTGATAAAACCGGAAAATTACATTACACCTGATATTGGAGTTTTGACATTGAAAGACATTATTAAAGAGTTGGAAAAACCGGGATTAGACCCAAGGAAAGCAGCGACGGTTTTTGAATTTGACCCGAATGTAAAATCGATAAAAGATGTTAGAACCGGAATGATTCTGCCTGGAATTGTGAATAACATTACTAATTTCGGTTGTTTTGTTGATATTGGAGTCAAAGAAAGCGGTTTGGTTCACATCTCTCAACTCAAGGCAGGTTTTGTAAGCGATGTGAATGAAGTGGTGAAATTGCATCAACACGTTACCGTAAAAGTGGTAGAAGTGGATGAAGACAGAAAAAGGATTCAGTTGACGATGGTGATTTGA
- a CDS encoding Crp/Fnr family transcriptional regulator yields the protein MKENQAICNSCSNENCFIKKHIHLPKMQSYIEKKHSFCCKKAQQFIIEGAPIQGLYFVQKGKVKTVKTGINGREQIVRFTTDGDTVGFRGFGTSNRYLIGAYALEDTVLCNFNNEVMLDILKNVPEFTFDMMLFYAEELNKSENNIRKIAHMNVRERVIDTLLYIHRKFGQTNELINLDLSRKEIADFAGTTEEQVTRVISSLKRETLIKTVGKKIGLQQINKMKSEIIEHKYV from the coding sequence ATGAAAGAGAACCAAGCCATTTGCAATAGTTGTAGTAATGAAAATTGTTTTATCAAAAAGCATATTCATTTGCCTAAGATGCAAAGTTATATAGAGAAGAAACATAGTTTTTGCTGCAAGAAAGCACAACAGTTTATTATTGAGGGTGCGCCCATTCAAGGGCTGTATTTTGTGCAAAAAGGAAAAGTAAAAACAGTGAAAACCGGAATCAACGGCAGGGAACAAATTGTTCGATTTACTACTGATGGGGATACGGTTGGTTTTAGGGGTTTTGGGACGAGCAACCGGTATTTGATTGGGGCTTATGCTTTGGAAGATACGGTTTTGTGCAACTTTAACAATGAAGTGATGCTGGATATCCTAAAAAATGTTCCGGAGTTTACTTTTGATATGATGCTTTTTTATGCAGAGGAATTAAACAAAAGCGAGAACAACATTAGAAAAATTGCCCACATGAACGTGAGGGAGCGCGTAATTGATACCTTATTATACATTCATCGAAAATTTGGTCAAACCAATGAATTGATTAATCTCGATTTGTCTCGAAAAGAAATCGCCGACTTTGCCGGAACGACTGAAGAACAAGTGACTCGGGTTATTTCGAGTTTGAAAAGAGAAACACTAATTAAAACGGTTGGGAAGAAAATAGGATTGCAGCAGATTAATAAAATGAAATCGGAAATTATAGAACATAAGTATGTCTAA
- a CDS encoding alginate export family protein codes for MQKSTTPTQKIKVLKWTKNSKSILLGLALTLFGYKAANAQLTATGQFRPRAEFRDGYSTLQTAGADPAYFISQRTRLNVGYTGYRFRFFTSIQDVRVWGQDASTINRPTTAENNGIQLHEAWGEIMLNDTVSSIENLSLKIGRQEISYDDQKLLGGLDWLQQARYHDAIILKYYNKGWIADFGAAFNQNKELLAGTIYNGVPAAGSGYPAGTNNLGTNYKSFEYVYLAKKFFFGDISFLLLSDNFNKYTNVTSGTPPVVTKVNQEGVWTRNTVGVYYNVNVMRKLNIVGSLYNQGGHDKNGRSLNSNLFSISTALQVGRKLFVGPGVDYLSGNDGTETVTATSQNHQFDPLYGTPHKFWGSMDYFYAASGFGAQGLLDYYFKAKYNFKDNLILFADLHGFEAGNTLSNGAGGTQTKYLGTELDLKISYNLTKIVNIEGGYSIMKAKKSMASAQVKNVANANLTPQWAYVMVNIKPNFLNKK; via the coding sequence ATGCAAAAGAGTACAACTCCAACACAAAAAATAAAAGTACTAAAATGGACCAAAAATTCAAAATCTATTCTATTAGGTTTGGCTTTAACATTGTTTGGGTATAAAGCCGCCAATGCACAATTAACCGCAACAGGACAATTTAGACCAAGAGCAGAATTTAGAGATGGATACAGTACGTTACAAACGGCTGGTGCTGACCCAGCTTATTTTATTTCGCAAAGAACAAGATTGAATGTGGGATATACTGGATACAGATTCCGTTTTTTTACATCAATTCAAGATGTTCGTGTTTGGGGACAAGACGCTTCAACCATAAACAGACCTACAACTGCAGAAAACAACGGAATACAGTTGCACGAGGCATGGGGTGAAATAATGTTAAACGATACAGTAAGCAGCATTGAAAATTTATCTTTAAAAATCGGTCGTCAAGAAATCTCATATGATGATCAAAAGCTATTGGGAGGTTTAGACTGGTTGCAACAAGCACGCTACCATGATGCTATTATCTTGAAGTATTATAACAAAGGATGGATTGCCGATTTTGGAGCAGCATTCAATCAAAATAAAGAATTATTGGCGGGAACAATTTATAATGGTGTTCCAGCAGCAGGTTCAGGATATCCAGCGGGAACAAATAATTTGGGAACCAATTACAAATCGTTCGAATATGTTTACTTGGCCAAGAAGTTTTTCTTTGGAGACATCTCCTTTTTATTGCTAAGTGACAATTTCAATAAATATACCAATGTAACTTCTGGGACTCCGCCGGTTGTGACGAAGGTAAATCAAGAAGGCGTTTGGACACGTAACACAGTTGGAGTTTATTACAATGTTAATGTAATGAGAAAGCTAAATATAGTAGGGAGCCTTTACAACCAAGGCGGGCATGATAAAAACGGACGTAGTTTAAACAGTAATTTATTCTCAATTTCGACAGCTTTACAAGTGGGAAGAAAATTATTTGTAGGGCCAGGAGTTGACTATTTATCAGGGAATGACGGTACGGAAACCGTTACAGCAACCTCTCAAAACCATCAGTTTGATCCACTTTATGGCACACCACATAAATTTTGGGGATCGATGGATTACTTCTATGCAGCCAGCGGTTTTGGAGCACAAGGTTTATTAGATTATTATTTTAAAGCAAAATACAATTTCAAAGACAACTTAATACTCTTTGCTGACCTTCACGGATTTGAAGCTGGTAACACATTGTCTAATGGAGCAGGAGGAACACAAACCAAATATTTGGGAACTGAATTGGATTTAAAAATATCCTATAATTTAACCAAAATAGTCAATATAGAAGGGGGTTATTCTATAATGAAAGCCAAAAAATCTATGGCATCTGCACAAGTAAAAAATGTAGCAAACGCAAATCTTACTCCACAATGGGCATATGTGATGGTGAATATTAAACCTAATTTTTTGAACAAAAAGTAA
- a CDS encoding CmpA/NrtA family ABC transporter substrate-binding protein codes for MIQTKKYRSTIFTTLMLLMCMVLFSSFKTNPKPPIASEPIKLGFIPLTDCSPIVMAKELGLFKKYGVEVVVTKETSWANVRDKILTGELDGAHCLYSMPFSVYTGVGGKAGSEMRIAMMLNVNGQAITLSNDFCGKVGFKQMNKVAPVVATKLKAEKEVTFAMTFPGGTHDLWLRNWMAIAGINQKAVKIITIPPPQMVANMKVGNMDGYCVGEPWGGVAVKQGIGFTQIASQDIWKDHPEKALVVNKEFSEKRREDLKKVMKAILEACIWLDNPANRKKAAAIIGRAPYVNAPADVIEGRLMGDYNLGCNQGTEVYTDDYMLFYKGGTVNFPRKSYAIWAMAQYVRFGYLKEEPNYKAIADKLIMQDLYEEVAKSMKIKIPTDDMKPFSLTMDKTVFNPSNPSAYLKVVKR; via the coding sequence ATGATACAGACTAAAAAATATAGAAGCACGATTTTTACCACTTTGATGTTGTTAATGTGCATGGTTTTGTTCTCTTCTTTCAAAACAAATCCAAAACCACCAATTGCGAGTGAACCTATCAAACTAGGATTCATTCCCTTAACCGATTGTTCGCCAATTGTTATGGCCAAAGAACTGGGCTTATTTAAAAAATACGGGGTTGAGGTTGTAGTAACCAAAGAAACATCTTGGGCCAATGTTCGTGATAAAATTTTAACGGGCGAATTGGACGGCGCTCATTGTTTATACTCTATGCCATTTTCTGTGTACACAGGAGTAGGAGGAAAGGCCGGATCTGAAATGAGAATCGCCATGATGCTAAATGTAAACGGACAAGCGATTACTTTATCCAATGACTTTTGCGGGAAAGTAGGTTTCAAGCAAATGAATAAAGTAGCTCCTGTTGTGGCAACCAAATTGAAAGCCGAAAAAGAGGTAACTTTTGCCATGACTTTCCCTGGAGGAACCCACGATTTATGGTTGAGAAACTGGATGGCAATTGCGGGAATTAATCAAAAAGCGGTAAAAATAATTACCATTCCGCCTCCGCAAATGGTGGCCAACATGAAAGTGGGCAATATGGACGGATACTGTGTAGGCGAACCTTGGGGCGGTGTCGCAGTAAAACAAGGAATAGGTTTTACGCAAATTGCATCACAAGATATTTGGAAAGACCACCCAGAAAAAGCGTTAGTGGTCAACAAAGAATTTAGCGAAAAACGTCGTGAAGATCTAAAAAAAGTAATGAAAGCCATTCTGGAAGCCTGCATTTGGCTGGATAATCCTGCCAACCGCAAGAAAGCTGCCGCTATCATCGGGAGAGCGCCTTATGTAAATGCACCGGCCGATGTTATCGAAGGAAGATTAATGGGAGATTATAACCTGGGTTGCAACCAAGGAACCGAGGTGTACACAGATGATTATATGTTGTTTTACAAAGGAGGAACCGTAAACTTCCCTCGTAAATCCTATGCAATCTGGGCCATGGCGCAATACGTACGATTTGGATATTTGAAAGAAGAACCCAATTACAAAGCCATTGCAGACAAACTAATCATGCAGGATTTATACGAAGAAGTGGCCAAAAGCATGAAAATAAAAATTCCGACAGACGATATGAAACCGTTCTCGCTTACGATGGACAAAACCGTTTTCAATCCCTCAAATCCCTCGGCTTACTTAAAAGTGGTGAAACGTTAA